GCCGACTTCGGCTCCGGCTTCTTCGACCTGACCGCGGGCGGGTCGCGCCGCGGCGCTGAGCTCCGCACCCTGATCGACCACAGCATCGGACCGGTGTGGGAGGCCAACCACGTCTGGCTGGTCTTCGTCCTGGTGACGTGGTGGACCGCGTTCCCCATGGCCTTCGCCGCGGCCATGACGACCCTCTGGCTGCCGCTGATGCTGGCCCTGCTGGGCATCGTGCTGCGTGGCGCGAGCTTCGCCTTCCGCAAGTACGCCGAGACGCTGGGCCAGGCGCGGCTCTTCGGCGCGATCTTCGCCCTCTCCTCGCTTGTCACCCCGTTCTTCCTGGGCGCGGCCGCGGGCGCCATCGCGTCGGGCCGGGTTCCGGCTGAAGGCAACGGCGACCTGATCACGTCCTGGCTCAATCCGACCGGTGTCGTCGGCGGCCTGGTCGCGGGCGGCACGTGTGCCTTCCTCGCCGGGTCGTTCCTCGTGGCCGACGCCGCGCGCGCCGGGCACGACCACCTCGCCGACACGCTGCGGATCCGCACCCTCGGCGTCGGTGTGGTCACGGGCCTGGTCGTCTTCGCCGGCCTGTTCCCGCTGCGTTCGGACGCACCGACCCTGTTCGACGGGCTCTCCGGTCGCGCCCTGCCGCTCGTGCTGCTCTCGGGTGCCGCCGGTCTGGCGACGCTGGTCCTGATCTACCGCCGCCGCTACGCGTTCGCGCGGTTGACGGCGGTCGGTGCCGTGAGCACGGTCGTCCTCGGCTGGGGCGTCGCCCAGTACCCCTGGCTGCTCGTCGACGAGATCACCTTCGTCGACGCAGCCGGTGCGCCGGCAACGCTCCGGGCCCTGGTCTTCGCGGTCGCGCTGGCCGGCGTGATCGTCCTGCCCGCCCTCGGCTACCTCTTCTGGCTCACCCAGTCGGAGCGCTGGACCAAGCACTGACCGGATGGTGGGGGACTATCCGGGCGGCGGCCTGTTGCCGACACGCTGCACGGAGTTGGGCATCGGTTCACGAAGCCGTGGCACAACTGACGGCATGCGACACAGCAGGATGTGGATGGGTGCCGCGATCGTCAGCGGCGCAGTCGCAGCGGCGGTCGGCGGCGCGACGTACGGCGGGCGCGAGCTGCTGCACCGGCAGGCCGATGCAGCGCGTGCCGTGATGGGCAAGCCGCACGGGGAGAAGGCACCGAAGGCCGACAAGGTCTACCGCAAGCGGTTCGGTGATCCGCTCGACCTGGTGATGCTCGGCGACTCGCTCGCGGCCGGGCTGGGCGCCGACCTGCCGGGGGAGACACTGGGCGCTCGCCTGGCCAAGGGTCTGGCCAAGAAGGTGAAGCGTTCGGTCCGCCTGCGCACGGTCGCCAAGGTGGGCAACCACTCCGAGGAGCTGGGGCGGCAGATCGCGCGGCTGCCGGAGGACTACCGACCCGACGTGGCCGTGATCGTGGTCGGCGGCAACGACATCACCCACCGCAAGCCGCTCGCCGAGTCGATCGCCCACCTCGAGGACGCGATCCGCCAGCTCCAGGACCGTGGCGCCGCAGTCGTCGTCGGCACCTGTCCCGACCTCGACATGCTGCGTGCCGTGCGACAGCCGCTGCGCACGCTCGGGTCCATGGCGTCGAAGCAGCTGGCGACTGCGCAGCGTGATGCGGCGCTCCAGCTCGGAGCGCACGTCGTCGTGCTCGCCCAGGTGGCCGGCCCGTTCTTCATCTCCCATCCGGAGGAGATGTTCAGCATCGACCAGTTCCATCCGTCGTCACTCGGCTACCGGCGCACGGCGAAGGCGATGCTGCCGTCGCTGCTCGCCGCGCTCGGTGCGTCGGAGGCGGTGCCCGACGGACACCACACGCCCGGCTTCCATCTGCCGCGGCTGGCGAGCGGCGAGCCGCCCTCAGCCTGAGAAACGTTTGCACTCGCTTGGGTCGAGTGCTAAACATGAGGCTGGCACTCTCCTCATGAGAGTGACAACCTGGACCTGGCGAAGCTGAGGTCCTCAAGTCCGGCGGGAAGGGTCCGCCGGGTGCGAGGTCCGTCCGTCGCGGGCAGCCCGCCGAGGTCCCCACATTCCAACTCATGACGAAGGAATCGCAGAAGTCATGGCGAAGCTGATTGCATTCAACGAAGAGGCCCGTCGCGGCCTCGAGCGCGGCATGAACACTCTTGCCGACGCGGTGAAGGTGACCCTCGGTCCCAAGGGCCGCAACGTCGTCCTGGAGAAGAAGTGGGGCGCCCCGACGATCACCAACGACGGCGTCTCCATCGCCAAGGAGATCGACCTCGAGGACCCCTACGAGCGCATCGGCGCCGAGCTCGTCAAGGAGGTCGCCAAGAAGACCGACGACGTCGCCGGTGACGGCACGACGACGGCGACCGTCCTCGCCCAGGCGCTGGTCCGCGAGGGCCTCCGCAACGTTGCTGCTGGCGCGAACCCGATGGGTCTCAAGCGCGGCATCGAGGCGGCCGTGGCTGCGATCATCGAGCAGCTGCTGGCGCAGGCCAAGGACGTCGAGACCCGTGAGCAGATCGCGGCCACCGCGACCATCTCCGCGGGCGGCGACACCACCGTCGGCGACGCCATCGCCGAGGCGATGGACAAGGTCGGCAAGGAAGGCGTCATCACCGTCGAGGAGTCGAACACCTTCGGCATCGACCTCGAGCTCACCGAGGGCATGCGCTTCGACAAGGGCTACATCTCGGCGTACTTCGTGACCGACCCGGAGCGCATGGAGACCGTGCTCGAGGACCCCTACGTCCTCATCGCCAACTCCAAGATCTCCAACGTCAAGGACCTCCTGCCGATCCTCGAGAAGGTCATGCAGTCCGGCAAGCCGCTGCTGATCCTGGCCGAGGACGTCGACGGCGAGGCGCTGTCGACCCTGGTCGTCAACAAGATCCGTGGCACCTTCAAGTCCGTCGCCGTCAAGGCTCCGGGCTTCGGTGACCGCCGCAAGGCCATGCTGCAGGACATCGCGATCCTGACCGGCGGCCAGGTCATCTCCGAGGAGGTCGGCCTCAAGCTCGAGTCGACCGGCCTGGAGCTGCTCGGCCAGGCCCGCAAGGTCGTCATCACCAAGGACGAGACCACCATCGTCGAGGGTGCTGGCGACGCCGGCCAGATCGAGGGCCGGGTCAACCAGATCCGCGCCGAGATCGAGAAGTCGGACTCCGACTACGACCGCGAGAAGCTGCAGGAGCGTCTGGCCAAGCTGGCCGGCGGTGTTGCGGTGATCAAGGTCGGCGCGGCCACCGAGGTCGAGCTCAAGGAGCGCAAGCACCGCATCGAGGACGCCGTCCGCAACGCCAAGGCTGCTGTCGAGGAGGGCATCCTCCCCGGTGGAGGTGTCGCGCTCGTCCAGGCCGGCGCGGTCGCGTTCGAGAAGCTGGACCTCGAGGGTGACGAGGCCACTGGCGCCAACATCGTCCGCGTTGCCATCTCGGCCCCGCTCAAGCAGATTGCGATCAACGCCGGTCTCGAGGGTGGCGTCGTGGCGGAGAAGGTCGCCGGCCTCGAGCCGGGCTTCGGCCTCAACGCTGCCACGGGTGAGTACGTCGACCTGCTGGCCGCCGGCATCATCGACCCGGCGAAGGTGACCCGCTCTGCCCTGCAGAACGCGGCCTCCATCGCGGCGCTGTTCCTGACCACCGAGGCCGTTGTGGCCGACAAGCCCGAGAAGGCCGGCGCAGCGATGCCGGGCGGCGACGGCGGCATGGGTGGCATGGACTTCTGATCCACCTGCGCTTCTGCGCACTGTCGCCTGACGGCGACGCTCCAGGCCCTTTTCCCGGCCAAGAGCCCAAACCCACTCCGTGGGATTGGCCGGGAAAGGGGCCTTCCGCGTCTCCGTCCCCTCACGGTGCGCTTCAACGCCGCTCCCGGATCAGTGCGCGGCAGGCGGGGTGGGGGCCGCATCGACGTACAGCTCGCCGGAAAGAACCCGTGCCTTGCCGGACAGGTGGGAGTGTGGAGACCGTGGCCGACCTGGAGCAGCACGCGCGATTCACTGCGCTTGCGGAGACTGTCGGGCCGCCCTTGCGGTGCTATCTGTCGCGGCGCGCGGACCACGACCAGGTCGATGACGTGCTGGCCGACGTGTTCCTGGTGCTGTGGCGACGGCTCGGCGACGTGCCGGGTGATGACCCGTTGCCCTGGACGTACGCCGTGGCGCGAGGCTGCCTGGCCAACGCGAGGCGCTCGCGTCAGCGCCAGCTGCGCCTCGTCGAGAGGATCGTGCGGGTTGATCCGCCGGCTCCGGCGGGCGACGAATCCGATCATCCCGAGGTGCTGGTGGCCCTCGCGGAGCTCAGGGACCTCGATCGGGAGATCGTCATGCTCTGGGCCTGGGAAGGGCTGGCGCCGCGCGAGATCGCAGTGGTCACCGGCCTGTCGGCGAATGCGGTGAGCATCCGGCTGTACAAGGCGAAGCGCCGGATGGCAGTGCTTCTCGGACAGGATCCGGCCGGTGCCGGACAGGAACCAGGCGAAGGGAGGCGGCCTTGATGAACGACGACGAGCTGCGCGCGCTGATCCGCGCGGCGGACCCAGCCAGCGACGTCGACGAGAAGCGGGCGCCCTCATGGATCCAGGACCTGGTGGAGGAGACCGTCATGACGCACGACGCAGATGAAGGTGTGGCGAAGGTGGGCGGCAGCGCCCGGAAGGCACCGGCGCGCGGGCTGTGGATCGCGGCGGCAGCGGCTGCGCTGGTGGTCGGAGGTGGTGCGTTGGCCGCGACCATTCTCGCGACCGATGGCGACGGCACCGGCGGCGCAGGCGACGATGCACCGCGCAAGGAGCTGGCGCTGACGCTGGCGCCGCAGGACGCGATGCAGATGTGCATGGCGTTCTCGCCGGAAGCCCTTCGCCCGCTGGAGGTTGCCTTCTCCGGCACCGTCGACGACGTGGAGGGCGACACCGTGACGCTGAGTCCCGACCACTGGTACGCCGGCGACACCGGCGCTGACGTCGTCGTGGTGACCGCAGGCAGCCCGGAGGTGTTGCTCGAGGGCGGAATCACCTTCGCAGAAGGCGAGCGCTACCTGGTGGGTGCGTTCGACGGCGCCGTCGCGACCTGTGGCCTCAGTGCGCCGTGGAGCACCGAGATGGCGGCGGCGTACGACGAGGCGTTCTAGAAGACCCCGGCCGGGCGGAACTGCACGGAGATCCGGGGACCTGCCGAGCGCGCCTTGGGCACCGAGTGCTGCCAGGTCCGCTGGCAGGACCCGCCCATGACCAGGAGGTCGCCGTGACCCATCGTGAACGCGATCGAGGCACCGCCGCCCTCGGGCCGCAGCAACAGCCGCCGCGGATCACCGAAGGAGAGGATGGCGACCATCGTGTCGTCGGTCGCTCCGCGGCCGATCCGGTCACCGTGCCACGCCACCGAGTCGCGACCGTCCCGGTAGAAGCAACAGCCTGCGGTGGCGAACGAGTCGCCCAGCTCCGGCAGGTAGTGGTTGGTGAGCGCCTGGCGGGCGCTGCCGAGCACCCGGTGGGGGAGCGCGTCGTCCGCGGCGTAGGTGTGCACGAGACGCGGGACGTCGACCACACGGTCGTACATGGTGCGCTGCTCGGCGCGCCACGGGACGTCCCGGACAAGCGCGCGGAGCACTTCGCCCGCGCCGGTCACCCACGAGCGTCGGACGTCGACCCAGGCTCCGTCGGCAAGCTCGGTGCGGGCGACTGAACCGCGCAGGCGACCGAGGACCGGTGCGCTGGCGAGGTCGAAGAGGTCGCCCTGGAACTCGACGCTCATGGCGAGAGAATAGCAGGTGATCGAACAGGCATTCGAGAATCCGCGCGGCCTGTCAGGCGGCCCGAATAGTCCGTATGGGTCATCTTCTGCGCAACAACCCGTCCGTCCGGACTACTGACGGCATACTCCTCAGAGCAGCGAGAACGGGGGTGACGGTGCAGCTCAAGCACGTGCAAGTTCGTGAATATGTGCGGGACCTGGTCACTGGCGCCTCGCCAGGGGCTCCCGCGCCGTCTGAGCGCGAGCTCGTGCAGCGCTTCGGCGTTGCCAGGATGACGGTGCGCCAGGCCATCGATGCTCTCGTCACGGAGGGTCTGCTTGAGCGTGTCCCCGGCCGCGGCACCTTCGTCGCCGAGCCGGTCCGCCCGCCCTCGGGCGTCACCAGCTTCACCGAGGACATGCGCCGGCGAGGCCTCGTCGCGGACACGCAGACGCTGATCGCCCGCCGCGAGAAGGCGGGTCCCGGAGTTGCTCGCGCCCTCAACATCACCAACGGTGACCCGGTGCTGCACTGGAAGCGGCTGCGGCGAGCCGACGGCATCGTGATGTGCATCGAGGACGCCTATCTCAACGAGGTCCTGCTGCCCGGCTTCCTCCAGACCGGCATGCCTGCGAGCCTGTACGCCGCGCTCGACCGCCGCGGGCTGCGCCCGACGTGGGCGGAGGACTCGGTGAGCGCCGACCTGGCGACCGAGGACGAGGCGGAGCTCCTCGGCATCGAGCTCGGCGATGCGGTGCTCCGTGTCGCCCGGCGCGCGCTGCACCGCCAGCGGCCGATCGAGGTCTCGCGGTCGGTCTACCCGGGCTCGCGCTTCACAGCCTTCGTCCAGTTCGCCGAGACGTGATTGAGCCGAGCGTCCGGCGAGCTTGCGCGACGTGACCGAGGCAGGTCAGCAGGAGCGCCAGATCTCGCGCCGGATCGCCTCGTCGCCCGGCCGCTCGCCGAAGTCACCCTGCAGGCGATCGATCGGAAGCCGGTGGATGAACCCGCTGGCGGCGCACCGTGCCGAGAGTGGAGGGGCCCCGG
This genomic interval from Nocardioides cavernaquae contains the following:
- a CDS encoding cytochrome d ubiquinol oxidase subunit II; translation: MSVELIVAAALFTGVLAYAVFGGADFGSGFFDLTAGGSRRGAELRTLIDHSIGPVWEANHVWLVFVLVTWWTAFPMAFAAAMTTLWLPLMLALLGIVLRGASFAFRKYAETLGQARLFGAIFALSSLVTPFFLGAAAGAIASGRVPAEGNGDLITSWLNPTGVVGGLVAGGTCAFLAGSFLVADAARAGHDHLADTLRIRTLGVGVVTGLVVFAGLFPLRSDAPTLFDGLSGRALPLVLLSGAAGLATLVLIYRRRYAFARLTAVGAVSTVVLGWGVAQYPWLLVDEITFVDAAGAPATLRALVFAVALAGVIVLPALGYLFWLTQSERWTKH
- a CDS encoding SGNH/GDSL hydrolase family protein produces the protein MGAAIVSGAVAAAVGGATYGGRELLHRQADAARAVMGKPHGEKAPKADKVYRKRFGDPLDLVMLGDSLAAGLGADLPGETLGARLAKGLAKKVKRSVRLRTVAKVGNHSEELGRQIARLPEDYRPDVAVIVVGGNDITHRKPLAESIAHLEDAIRQLQDRGAAVVVGTCPDLDMLRAVRQPLRTLGSMASKQLATAQRDAALQLGAHVVVLAQVAGPFFISHPEEMFSIDQFHPSSLGYRRTAKAMLPSLLAALGASEAVPDGHHTPGFHLPRLASGEPPSA
- the groL gene encoding chaperonin GroEL (60 kDa chaperone family; promotes refolding of misfolded polypeptides especially under stressful conditions; forms two stacked rings of heptamers to form a barrel-shaped 14mer; ends can be capped by GroES; misfolded proteins enter the barrel where they are refolded when GroES binds), which produces MAKLIAFNEEARRGLERGMNTLADAVKVTLGPKGRNVVLEKKWGAPTITNDGVSIAKEIDLEDPYERIGAELVKEVAKKTDDVAGDGTTTATVLAQALVREGLRNVAAGANPMGLKRGIEAAVAAIIEQLLAQAKDVETREQIAATATISAGGDTTVGDAIAEAMDKVGKEGVITVEESNTFGIDLELTEGMRFDKGYISAYFVTDPERMETVLEDPYVLIANSKISNVKDLLPILEKVMQSGKPLLILAEDVDGEALSTLVVNKIRGTFKSVAVKAPGFGDRRKAMLQDIAILTGGQVISEEVGLKLESTGLELLGQARKVVITKDETTIVEGAGDAGQIEGRVNQIRAEIEKSDSDYDREKLQERLAKLAGGVAVIKVGAATEVELKERKHRIEDAVRNAKAAVEEGILPGGGVALVQAGAVAFEKLDLEGDEATGANIVRVAISAPLKQIAINAGLEGGVVAEKVAGLEPGFGLNAATGEYVDLLAAGIIDPAKVTRSALQNAASIAALFLTTEAVVADKPEKAGAAMPGGDGGMGGMDF
- a CDS encoding RNA polymerase sigma factor, which encodes MADLEQHARFTALAETVGPPLRCYLSRRADHDQVDDVLADVFLVLWRRLGDVPGDDPLPWTYAVARGCLANARRSRQRQLRLVERIVRVDPPAPAGDESDHPEVLVALAELRDLDREIVMLWAWEGLAPREIAVVTGLSANAVSIRLYKAKRRMAVLLGQDPAGAGQEPGEGRRP
- a CDS encoding alpha-ketoglutarate-dependent dioxygenase AlkB encodes the protein MSVEFQGDLFDLASAPVLGRLRGSVARTELADGAWVDVRRSWVTGAGEVLRALVRDVPWRAEQRTMYDRVVDVPRLVHTYAADDALPHRVLGSARQALTNHYLPELGDSFATAGCCFYRDGRDSVAWHGDRIGRGATDDTMVAILSFGDPRRLLLRPEGGGASIAFTMGHGDLLVMGGSCQRTWQHSVPKARSAGPRISVQFRPAGVF
- a CDS encoding GntR family transcriptional regulator, translating into MTVQLKHVQVREYVRDLVTGASPGAPAPSERELVQRFGVARMTVRQAIDALVTEGLLERVPGRGTFVAEPVRPPSGVTSFTEDMRRRGLVADTQTLIARREKAGPGVARALNITNGDPVLHWKRLRRADGIVMCIEDAYLNEVLLPGFLQTGMPASLYAALDRRGLRPTWAEDSVSADLATEDEAELLGIELGDAVLRVARRALHRQRPIEVSRSVYPGSRFTAFVQFAET